The DNA segment GAAGCGATTCACCTCATTGAAACTGAACCAGAAGTTCTGGAAAAACGGATAGATATAAAATATCAGTAATCCAATCACTAACGGAGCAATAAAGATGTAAGCCGCAATCCATTCATTTTTCTTACCTTTTGAAATATGCTTCTTTTTTTTCTGTTTCGCCTGCACATTTTTTATATTATTCATAGACTGCACCTACTTACTTATTCATTTTGTCAAGTACCTCATCTGCCTTTTCTTTTAAGCTGCTGCATGCTTCCTGCAGTGTCTTTTCCCCACTGTAAGCCCACTTTAATTCATTTGCCTCCAGATCGTAAAGTTCTGCGGAAGACTTGCATACGGGAAGGGGATTCGCCACATCTGCATGATTGGTAAATGCTGCAAGATTTAAGTCTTTATTTGCCTCGGCGAAGTACTTTTGTGCATCATTTCTTGCAGAAATTACGGCACCTTTTTCTCCCTGGATCTTCATCGCTTCTGCTCCGCCAAGCCAGATGGCAAAATCTGCAGCTGCATCTTTATTCTTGCTGCCCTCGAATACAGAGTAGCCAAGTCCATTGATCACATTTGGCTCCACACCGTCCACTTCGGGAAATTCAACGACATCAATCTTGTTATTGATTGCATCGTTTGCCTGATATTCTACCAACATATAGGACCCGCCCATCAGCATGCCGATCTTACCTGCCTCAAACATCGCATCCGCCGATGTATCTGTCATTGTGGCAAGACTTGGTGACAACTCTTCGTCAATCAGATCAATCCACATCTGAATGCCTTCTTGTGTCTTCGGATCGTTATAACCGGTCTCTGTTTTATCGTCATTTAAGATCCATCCGCCTTTGGCATAAACGGTGGGATAATAGTCGGTCTGGAAGTCAAGAGGTGCGGCTAGTGCATAAGTACCCTCGTCCAGTCCTGCTTCTTTCAACTTTCTTGCTGCGCTTACAAAATCATCCCATGTCCAGTCGTCTGTAGGATACTCCAGATTGGCCTTGTCGAAGAAATCCTTGTTATAGAACAAACCACTAGTGTCAAAGTCTTTTGGAATTGCATAGACAGCATCGTCAAATGTATAATTTTCAACTAATGCTTCCGGGAAGTCTTTTTCCAGATCCAGATCAGACTTTTTAATATAATCTGTAAGGTCTGCGAGAATTCCGCCCTCTTTGTAATCTTGTGCGTGTAAAGTATTCATCCAGAATACATCCGGTGCAGTACCACCTGTCGCAGAAGCCTCAAGTTTCGTCCAATACTCTCCACCCTTATAGGGAGTCAGCTGAATGGAAATATCTATATCTTTATGTTCCTTTTTGTATGCGTCAATCAATGCCTGAGTTGTAGGTTTTTGCTCTTCGCTCCAGATTCCAATGGTAATCTTCTCTTTCTTTGCGGATGCCTTGCCGCCTTTGCTGTCCTTGCCGTCATTACTGCCGCCACATCCAGTCAGTAACATGGCACTCATAAGAACACCAAGCCCCAAAGATAAAATATATTTCGATTTTTTCATAGCTGTGTCTCCTTCATGATTTTTTATGATCTCAGCGAATCCAGCTTTACAACTTCCCCATTGTTCAGTCGTGATTTTTCCGCTGCGATTGCACAATAGTGGCTTTCCATCGAACGTTCGATGGATGTGATATTCCCCTCGGGTTCTTTTCCCTCGGCAACCATGTCGATGAATTCTTCTACCATACGACTGTCTCCGCCGGCGTGACCCGAAAAATCAGATGCGAGTTTGGAGACATCAATCACCTCGGTTTCGCCGCCAAATGGGGTCACTTTTATGGTATTTTCGGAGAGGTCTGCGATAATCTCACCCTTGGTCCCCATGAATTTCTGATATCTGGATCCCGTCGCGTCGAAGGCACACATGGTCAGCGTCATGGTTGTATTGTCGGTCATGTTCATATTCACAACCTGATGATCAACGACGTTGTTGTCGCACATGTAGACGCATCTTCCATAAGGACCGGTTTTGATGGCCTCAGTGATGTTCTCAACGGTTGGATGCTGTGCCACGACATCTGCCGGCCATCCGGTTTTTCCATTTGCCACACCTGTTCTCTCGCTTGTGATGTAGATTTTCTCGGCATCAAAGGGACAGTCCGCTTTTGCCTTACATCCGCCCATGCAATATAAAGTTGCACCTTCGGGTGCATTTTCTTTTTTAAAATAATACGTATTTCCAAAGGATGACACAGAATCACAGGTCTTTCCGGAAAGCCATAAGAGCAGATCGAAATCATGGCAGCATTTCTGCAATATCATCGGACTTGTCGTATCGGAATTTCTCCAGTTCCCGCGGACAAAGCTGTGAGCCTGATGCCAGTATAAAACATTTTCAAGAGCCATGATGTCGACGATCTCGCCGATCACACCGCTATCTATCACTTCTTTGAGTTTTGTATAG comes from the Blautia liquoris genome and includes:
- a CDS encoding Gfo/Idh/MocA family protein; the encoded protein is MSKQVTVAIAGLGSRGKDTYAPTAKMFPDKMKIVAIADIDPKKVSDVAKEYGIPESACYTSAEEMLKEDQLADVMFIATQDRQHVKQAIPALKKGYDLLMEKPISPDLDECRECVKVANECGRKIVVCHVLRYTPYYTKLKEVIDSGVIGEIVDIMALENVLYWHQAHSFVRGNWRNSDTTSPMILQKCCHDFDLLLWLSGKTCDSVSSFGNTYYFKKENAPEGATLYCMGGCKAKADCPFDAEKIYITSERTGVANGKTGWPADVVAQHPTVENITEAIKTGPYGRCVYMCDNNVVDHQVVNMNMTDNTTMTLTMCAFDATGSRYQKFMGTKGEIIADLSENTIKVTPFGGETEVIDVSKLASDFSGHAGGDSRMVEEFIDMVAEGKEPEGNITSIERSMESHYCAIAAEKSRLNNGEVVKLDSLRS
- a CDS encoding ABC transporter substrate-binding protein, giving the protein MKKSKYILSLGLGVLMSAMLLTGCGGSNDGKDSKGGKASAKKEKITIGIWSEEQKPTTQALIDAYKKEHKDIDISIQLTPYKGGEYWTKLEASATGGTAPDVFWMNTLHAQDYKEGGILADLTDYIKKSDLDLEKDFPEALVENYTFDDAVYAIPKDFDTSGLFYNKDFFDKANLEYPTDDWTWDDFVSAARKLKEAGLDEGTYALAAPLDFQTDYYPTVYAKGGWILNDDKTETGYNDPKTQEGIQMWIDLIDEELSPSLATMTDTSADAMFEAGKIGMLMGGSYMLVEYQANDAINNKIDVVEFPEVDGVEPNVINGLGYSVFEGSKNKDAAADFAIWLGGAEAMKIQGEKGAVISARNDAQKYFAEANKDLNLAAFTNHADVANPLPVCKSSAELYDLEANELKWAYSGEKTLQEACSSLKEKADEVLDKMNK